In the Natronobacterium texcoconense genome, one interval contains:
- a CDS encoding CheR family methyltransferase, translating to MTDDSFEELLSFVETELQFATSHYNDSYLDRRVSSRMRRTGSDSYEEYLSVLRDDPDEQEALLEAMSINVTGFFRNPDVWAGIAGVLETLSDENRNVNVWSAACADGREPYSLSMLAHDVDGIDESRVDVLGTDISEPALETARDGVYEESRTVDMDDQLSFLDDYTRYVDRDDRTYRIEDDIQDLVSFERHDLINDDPKSGFDLVVCRNLFIYIDNEYKRSMLEVIAESLRPNGYLVIGKAETIPPTLKSAFSVHDARLRIYQRDDGSR from the coding sequence ATGACTGACGATTCTTTCGAGGAACTACTTTCATTCGTCGAAACCGAACTGCAGTTTGCAACGAGTCACTACAACGACAGCTATCTCGACCGCCGCGTCTCCTCGCGGATGCGTCGAACCGGTAGCGACAGCTACGAGGAGTATCTGTCCGTCCTCCGGGACGATCCGGACGAACAGGAGGCGTTGCTCGAGGCGATGAGCATCAACGTCACCGGCTTCTTCCGGAACCCCGACGTCTGGGCGGGGATCGCTGGCGTCCTGGAGACGCTGTCGGACGAGAACCGCAACGTCAACGTCTGGAGCGCAGCGTGTGCGGACGGACGCGAACCGTACTCGCTTTCGATGCTCGCACACGACGTCGACGGGATCGACGAATCCCGCGTCGACGTTCTGGGGACCGACATCAGCGAACCAGCCCTCGAGACGGCTCGCGACGGCGTCTACGAGGAATCACGTACGGTCGACATGGACGACCAGCTTTCCTTTCTCGACGACTACACGCGGTACGTCGATCGGGACGACCGCACTTACCGGATCGAAGACGACATTCAGGATCTCGTCAGTTTCGAGCGCCACGACCTGATCAACGACGATCCGAAATCCGGGTTCGATCTCGTCGTCTGCCGGAACCTCTTTATCTACATCGACAACGAGTACAAGCGATCCATGCTCGAGGTGATCGCCGAGTCGTTGCGTCCTAACGGCTACCTCGTCATCGGGAAGGCGGAGACGATTCCGCCCACCCTCAAGTCCGCGTTTTCGGTACACGACGCACGGCTCCGAATCTACCAGCGCGACGATGGAAGTCGCTGA
- a CDS encoding DUF7266 family protein has protein sequence MIGSSTADRGVSVAVTHVLTIGITTILIGMLLMGASTMLESETERSAENSLETIGERLADEISNVDRIANEEDDSVTMTADHPRQVANTGYTVELLPESECADAPLLDGSTDCLQLTADDHDATVYVPLVVDADVEESSAIGGPIEIVSEENEISIESDRP, from the coding sequence ATGATCGGATCCAGCACCGCCGACCGCGGCGTCTCGGTCGCCGTCACGCACGTCCTCACGATCGGTATCACGACGATCCTCATCGGGATGCTGTTGATGGGGGCCAGTACGATGCTCGAGTCCGAGACGGAACGCTCCGCGGAGAACTCACTCGAGACGATCGGCGAGCGACTTGCAGACGAGATATCGAACGTCGATCGGATCGCAAACGAAGAGGACGATTCGGTAACGATGACTGCCGACCACCCGAGACAGGTCGCGAATACGGGGTATACGGTCGAGTTGTTACCCGAATCCGAGTGCGCCGATGCGCCGTTGCTCGATGGCTCGACTGACTGTCTACAGTTAACTGCGGACGACCACGACGCGACCGTCTACGTGCCGCTCGTCGTCGACGCGGACGTCGAGGAGAGTTCGGCTATCGGCGGACCGATCGAAATCGTCTCCGAAGAGAACGAGATCAGCATCGAGAGTGATCGGCCATGA
- a CDS encoding DUF7288 family protein produces MTVKPPRSDDDRGQAYTLEGFIGAMIVLMAVLFALQSVVITPTTGGAADRAIQSQVQQEAQDALVVASSAADDDLSYMLRYWDDDGGFAETDQRGPGQQVYSADRFAEEFTLGEILNDRFTEDGQNYNVELQYANASTGPSEDLEWENQTLVYQGSPSADAVTASYTVTLYNGQTVTSDESDDPINETEPPTIPSKYDDDDSSLYNVVEVRVIVW; encoded by the coding sequence ATGACAGTGAAACCTCCACGTTCGGACGACGACCGCGGGCAGGCCTACACCCTCGAGGGCTTCATCGGTGCGATGATCGTCCTGATGGCAGTCCTGTTCGCGTTGCAGTCGGTGGTGATCACGCCGACGACCGGCGGAGCCGCGGATCGAGCAATCCAGAGCCAGGTCCAGCAAGAAGCTCAGGACGCCCTCGTCGTGGCTTCCAGCGCCGCCGACGACGATCTCTCGTACATGCTCCGGTACTGGGACGACGACGGTGGGTTCGCGGAGACCGACCAGCGTGGCCCGGGACAGCAGGTCTACAGCGCCGATCGGTTCGCCGAGGAGTTCACCCTGGGCGAGATATTGAACGATCGATTCACCGAGGACGGCCAGAACTACAACGTCGAACTCCAGTATGCAAACGCCAGCACCGGACCGAGCGAGGACCTCGAGTGGGAGAATCAGACACTCGTCTACCAGGGAAGCCCGTCCGCTGACGCCGTTACTGCGAGTTACACCGTTACGTTGTACAACGGGCAGACCGTCACGTCCGACGAGAGTGACGACCCTATCAACGAAACGGAACCGCCGACGATTCCGTCGAAATACGACGATGACGACTCCAGCCTGTACAACGTCGTCGAAGTCCGGGTGATCGTATGGTAG
- a CDS encoding chemotaxis protein CheD: protein MKTYGTEPGIPSPVRVGISEFAVTEGDDTLKSYGLGSCLAIALYDPETEIGGLAHAMLPDGDADENSDRKPGKYADTAIRTLLRRMVENGASYTSVEAKIAGGSDMFEFDSFGDGVGQRNVAAAKDELEKLGVPLVAEDVGGETGRTVEFTPRSGTLVVKSAGESEENETREL from the coding sequence ATGAAAACGTACGGAACAGAACCGGGTATTCCATCACCAGTTCGAGTCGGTATCTCCGAGTTTGCGGTCACGGAGGGGGACGATACGCTCAAGTCCTACGGCCTCGGCTCGTGTCTCGCGATCGCGCTCTACGACCCCGAGACGGAAATCGGCGGGCTCGCACACGCGATGTTACCCGACGGAGACGCCGACGAAAACAGCGATCGCAAGCCCGGAAAGTACGCGGACACCGCGATCCGTACGCTCCTTCGGCGGATGGTCGAAAATGGTGCCAGTTATACGTCCGTCGAAGCAAAGATCGCTGGTGGGAGTGACATGTTCGAGTTCGATAGTTTCGGTGACGGGGTCGGACAGCGAAACGTCGCCGCGGCGAAAGACGAACTCGAGAAACTCGGCGTTCCCCTCGTTGCCGAGGACGTCGGCGGCGAGACGGGCAGGACCGTCGAGTTCACTCCCAGGTCGGGGACGCTCGTCGTCAAATCGGCCGGCGAAAGTGAGGAGAACGAAACAAGAGAACTATGA
- a CDS encoding DUF7289 family protein — protein sequence MTRAESESVGTFGKDDRGVSEVVAFVLVFGIILTSVALLSVTGFQAMDDYQEVEQLANAERAMDALTENFNDVLRYDGIDQRYGELTLREGTMTAGSSGTVVNVSVDGDPIGADEPFSRSADNGRFDVGEFAYEYESETVAYEGGGLVRASDGGSVLLSEPLLECRADSETAVVTLAVVDSTDRSIRSHTGLGVTMTETDRHTRLVDVDDSVAIAVDETEYERAWEGALTAGGWEATEHGGYDPDEDVIGVCTDAEEVVVTVVEVDVEY from the coding sequence ATGACTCGAGCGGAGAGCGAATCGGTCGGAACCTTCGGGAAAGACGATCGGGGTGTCTCGGAGGTCGTCGCGTTCGTCCTCGTCTTCGGCATCATTCTCACGTCGGTCGCACTCCTGTCGGTGACGGGCTTCCAGGCGATGGACGACTACCAGGAGGTCGAACAGCTGGCAAACGCCGAGCGTGCGATGGACGCGCTCACGGAGAATTTCAACGACGTCCTGCGATACGACGGGATCGACCAGCGATACGGCGAACTGACGCTTCGCGAAGGAACGATGACGGCAGGCAGTTCCGGGACCGTGGTGAACGTCTCGGTCGATGGCGATCCGATCGGGGCCGATGAGCCGTTCTCCCGCAGTGCCGACAATGGGAGGTTCGACGTCGGCGAGTTCGCCTACGAGTACGAGTCGGAGACGGTCGCGTACGAGGGCGGTGGGCTCGTCAGGGCGAGCGACGGCGGGAGCGTCCTCCTTTCGGAACCACTTCTCGAGTGTCGGGCCGACAGCGAGACGGCGGTCGTGACGCTCGCCGTCGTTGACTCGACGGATCGATCCATCCGGAGCCACACCGGTCTCGGCGTGACGATGACCGAAACCGATCGCCACACACGTCTCGTGGACGTCGACGATTCCGTCGCGATTGCCGTCGACGAGACCGAATACGAGCGTGCGTGGGAGGGCGCACTCACTGCTGGTGGCTGGGAGGCCACCGAACACGGCGGTTACGACCCGGACGAGGACGTGATCGGCGTCTGTACCGACGCCGAGGAGGTCGTCGTCACTGTCGTCGAAGTCGACGTCGAGTACTGA
- a CDS encoding DUF7287 family protein — protein sequence MIRKHTRDGEHARGDERRSRSAIVRQERAQTAQDFAVGIGIFILAIAFVFAFLPSILTPYDTATGGAETAQADRIADQIVENLSTGGPNEIDDHTLLNEYSEWDDAEFAEKFGLRTVDDGDVLVDRINVELQYLDRTPVDEMDDPIGVEYEDQPAASSARIVSVAGDEIDDEEPAYRLVVRIW from the coding sequence ATGATCCGGAAGCACACTCGAGACGGCGAGCACGCTCGAGGGGACGAAAGGCGGTCCCGATCGGCGATTGTTCGACAGGAACGGGCGCAGACGGCCCAGGACTTCGCAGTCGGAATCGGGATTTTCATCCTCGCGATCGCGTTCGTCTTCGCGTTCCTCCCGTCGATCCTGACGCCGTACGATACCGCGACGGGTGGTGCGGAGACGGCACAGGCGGATCGAATCGCGGACCAAATCGTCGAGAACCTCTCGACCGGGGGGCCGAACGAAATAGACGACCACACGTTGCTCAACGAGTACTCGGAGTGGGACGACGCCGAGTTCGCCGAAAAGTTCGGTCTCCGAACGGTCGACGACGGCGACGTTCTCGTCGACCGAATAAACGTCGAACTCCAGTATCTGGATCGGACGCCCGTCGATGAAATGGACGACCCGATCGGTGTCGAGTACGAGGATCAGCCGGCGGCCAGTTCCGCCCGCATCGTCTCGGTCGCGGGAGACGAAATCGACGACGAGGAACCCGCCTATCGACTCGTCGTGAGGATCTGGTGA